In Persicimonas caeni, a single window of DNA contains:
- the mnhG gene encoding monovalent cation/H(+) antiporter subunit G: MVLDWLAAILMTLGLVFFLAGTVGLLRFPDVYTRLHTVTKADNVGLGLIIFGLAVDAQSVWEVVELFLVWGLVMVASTTAAHLISRRALAQGITPWKESS; this comes from the coding sequence GTGGTGCTCGATTGGTTGGCGGCGATTCTGATGACGCTGGGGCTGGTCTTCTTTCTGGCCGGCACCGTCGGGTTGCTGCGCTTTCCGGACGTCTACACTCGTCTGCACACGGTGACCAAGGCCGACAATGTCGGGCTCGGGCTGATCATCTTCGGGCTGGCCGTCGACGCCCAGAGTGTGTGGGAGGTCGTCGAACTCTTTCTCGTGTGGGGGCTGGTGATGGTCGCCAGCACCACCGCCGCGCACCTGATCTCGCGTCGGGCGCTCGCCCAGGGGATCACCCCTTGGAAGGAGTCATCGTGA
- a CDS encoding MnhB domain-containing protein produces MNRLATDRASSVSWPIRLLAAVALLAVGSAVAWTIITTPDSPGLAEPVGAQLENIGVSNPVTAVLLDLRAYDTLLEVVVLFMALVAVWSLRAPSRSLAGPASAALRSVVSLLTPLMIIVGGYLLWKGAFAPGGAFQAGAVIASAGVLLLLSELPALRTRRMVALRTGVAAGVFVFAGIGLGCIAVGARFLEYPDGWSKTLILVIEAVSTVSIALVLVGVFAGNPHVLTSGYDEDRPVGES; encoded by the coding sequence ATGAATCGTCTCGCCACAGATCGCGCCTCGTCGGTGAGTTGGCCCATCCGGCTGCTCGCCGCCGTTGCGCTGTTGGCGGTCGGCAGCGCCGTCGCTTGGACCATCATCACCACGCCCGACTCGCCCGGGTTGGCCGAGCCGGTGGGGGCGCAACTCGAAAATATCGGGGTGAGCAACCCCGTAACCGCCGTACTGCTCGACCTGCGTGCCTACGACACGCTGCTCGAGGTGGTCGTGCTCTTCATGGCGCTGGTGGCGGTGTGGTCGCTTCGTGCCCCGTCGCGCAGCTTGGCCGGACCCGCCAGCGCCGCGCTTCGCTCGGTGGTCTCCCTGTTGACCCCGCTGATGATCATCGTCGGCGGCTACCTGCTGTGGAAGGGCGCGTTCGCCCCGGGCGGGGCGTTTCAGGCCGGGGCAGTCATCGCCTCGGCCGGCGTGTTGCTCTTGCTCTCGGAGCTGCCGGCGCTGCGCACCCGTCGAATGGTCGCGCTGCGCACCGGCGTTGCCGCCGGGGTCTTTGTCTTTGCAGGGATCGGCCTGGGTTGCATCGCCGTCGGCGCACGCTTCTTGGAGTATCCCGACGGCTGGTCCAAGACGCTCATCTTGGTCATCGAGGCGGTCAGCACCGTCTCGATCGCGCTCGTCTTGGTGGGCGTCTTCGCCGGCAATCCCCACGTGCTCACGAGTGGGTACGACGAAGACCGACCCGTGGGGGAATCATGA
- a CDS encoding DUF4040 domain-containing protein, translating into MSDVMLVVDLGLGLVLLGLVARMLGSARRFEMVVLYITFGVTMSLTWVRLHATDLALVEAAIGAGLTGALLLDTLGRLEAGQRGVEPDQIDADQIDADPNEADLNKADKGDAT; encoded by the coding sequence GTGAGCGATGTGATGCTGGTGGTGGACCTCGGGTTGGGCCTGGTGTTGCTCGGGCTGGTCGCGCGCATGCTCGGCTCGGCCAGACGCTTCGAGATGGTCGTGCTCTACATCACCTTCGGCGTGACCATGTCGCTGACCTGGGTGCGCCTGCACGCCACCGACCTGGCCTTGGTCGAGGCCGCCATCGGCGCCGGGCTGACCGGGGCGCTTCTGCTCGACACGCTCGGCCGTCTCGAGGCGGGCCAACGCGGCGTCGAGCCCGACCAGATCGACGCTGACCAGATCGACGCCGACCCGAATGAGGCCGACCTCAATAAGGCCGACAAGGGAGACGCGACATGA
- a CDS encoding monovalent cation/H+ antiporter complex subunit F, translating to MTGMTGFYALVVICLLATVVAGLVRVIGGPTRVDRMLAAQLFGTSGVALILLIAHIEEVEGLVDVALVLSLLTVLAAVAFVRRAWE from the coding sequence ATGACAGGGATGACCGGGTTCTATGCGCTGGTGGTGATCTGTCTGCTCGCTACCGTGGTCGCCGGGCTGGTGCGCGTGATCGGCGGGCCGACGCGCGTCGACCGCATGCTCGCCGCTCAGCTCTTCGGCACCTCCGGGGTCGCTCTCATTTTGCTCATCGCCCATATCGAGGAGGTCGAGGGGTTGGTCGACGTGGCGTTAGTCCTCTCGTTGCTCACCGTGCTCGCTGCCGTGGCGTTTGTGCGCCGGGCGTGGGAGTAG
- a CDS encoding NADH-quinone oxidoreductase subunit K, whose translation MTRATIYAVVGIAIFLLGLYAVIARVDLLRRVVAANVMAAGVFLFYVAMAAPTPMAPPDPVPQAMVLTGIVVSVSATALGLALVRYVRAATGEAKLPEDRHT comes from the coding sequence ATGACGCGCGCCACGATCTATGCGGTGGTGGGCATCGCCATCTTTTTGCTCGGGCTCTACGCCGTTATCGCCCGCGTCGACCTGCTTCGTCGCGTGGTGGCCGCCAATGTGATGGCCGCCGGGGTCTTCCTGTTCTACGTCGCCATGGCCGCCCCGACACCGATGGCGCCGCCCGACCCGGTGCCCCAGGCGATGGTGCTCACCGGCATCGTCGTGTCGGTCAGCGCCACTGCGCTCGGCCTGGCGTTGGTGCGCTATGTGCGCGCAGCCACCGGCGAGGCCAAGCTGCCCGAAGACCGACACACTTGA
- a CDS encoding proton-conducting transporter transmembrane domain-containing protein has translation MNPPIDWNWWLPLLVVLSSFVPGVLIFFLRGAHRQARGVLNLGAAVLKIVLIGVMLWGVFSGIEYETRIEVIPNFDLVLDSSPLAMLFVTLSGVLWLVTTVYAIGYLEHSTNRSRFFGFFSLCVSATTGIALAGNLFSFIIFYEFLTLTTYPLVVHNQTDEARRAGRIYLAYTLGGGALLLLGIIWLHGAYGAFDFADPGALDQMGVAPSPTLAVIFFVMVAGLGVKAAIVPLHSWLPRAMVAPAPVSALLHAVAVVKAGAFGIVRVVYNVYGVDLVADLGVHRPLAVAAGITIIYGSVLALYQDGLKRMLAFSTVSQLSYIMLGVATLGPLATIGGLVHLVHQGLMKITLFFCAGAFDETLGVKLISKMGGVGRRMPLTMIAFTVAALGMIGLPPLAGFISKWYLGMGAAAAGDEWAIWVLVASTLLNAGYFLPVVYTGWFGTPSGDWDEHQTSSRFETAPSLLLPTLATAFLVVFVGIFANTIVSPLAWVEIISEQLY, from the coding sequence ATGAACCCACCCATCGACTGGAATTGGTGGCTGCCCCTGTTGGTCGTGCTCAGCTCGTTTGTGCCCGGGGTGCTGATCTTTTTCCTTCGCGGTGCCCACCGCCAGGCGCGTGGCGTGCTCAACCTGGGCGCGGCGGTCCTCAAAATCGTCCTCATCGGCGTGATGCTGTGGGGCGTGTTCAGCGGCATCGAGTACGAGACACGCATCGAGGTCATCCCCAACTTCGACCTGGTGCTCGACTCCTCACCGTTGGCGATGCTCTTCGTGACGCTGTCGGGAGTGTTGTGGCTGGTCACGACCGTCTATGCCATTGGCTACCTGGAGCACTCGACCAACCGCAGCCGCTTCTTTGGCTTCTTCAGCCTCTGCGTGAGCGCCACCACCGGCATCGCGCTGGCCGGCAACCTGTTCAGCTTCATCATCTTCTACGAATTCCTCACGCTGACGACCTATCCGTTGGTCGTACACAACCAGACCGACGAGGCCCGCCGCGCCGGGCGCATCTACTTGGCCTACACGCTGGGCGGCGGCGCGCTCTTGCTATTGGGGATCATTTGGCTGCACGGCGCCTACGGAGCCTTCGACTTCGCCGATCCGGGCGCGCTCGACCAGATGGGGGTGGCCCCATCGCCGACGCTGGCGGTCATCTTCTTCGTCATGGTCGCCGGTCTGGGGGTCAAAGCGGCCATCGTGCCGCTACACAGTTGGCTGCCGAGGGCCATGGTCGCCCCCGCGCCCGTCAGCGCGCTGCTGCATGCCGTCGCGGTGGTCAAAGCCGGCGCGTTCGGCATCGTGCGGGTGGTCTACAACGTCTACGGGGTCGACCTGGTGGCCGACCTGGGCGTGCACCGCCCGCTGGCGGTCGCCGCCGGGATCACCATCATCTACGGCTCGGTGCTCGCACTGTATCAAGACGGGCTCAAGCGCATGCTCGCCTTTTCGACGGTCAGCCAGCTCTCCTACATCATGCTGGGCGTGGCCACGCTGGGGCCGTTGGCCACCATCGGCGGGCTGGTTCATCTGGTCCACCAGGGTCTCATGAAGATCACGCTCTTCTTTTGCGCCGGGGCCTTCGACGAGACGCTCGGGGTCAAGCTCATCAGCAAGATGGGCGGGGTAGGGCGGCGCATGCCGCTGACCATGATCGCCTTTACCGTGGCCGCGTTGGGGATGATCGGGCTGCCGCCTTTGGCCGGCTTTATCAGCAAGTGGTACCTCGGCATGGGGGCGGCCGCCGCCGGCGACGAATGGGCCATCTGGGTGTTGGTGGCCAGCACGTTGCTCAACGCGGGGTACTTTTTGCCAGTGGTCTACACCGGCTGGTTCGGCACGCCCTCGGGTGATTGGGACGAGCACCAGACCTCGTCGCGCTTCGAGACCGCGCCGAGCCTGTTGTTGCCGACGCTGGCGACCGCGTTCTTGGTCGTCTTCGTGGGGATTTTCGCCAACACCATCGTCAGCCCGCTCGCCTGGGTCGAGATCATCAGTGAACAACTGTACTGA
- a CDS encoding complex I subunit 5 family protein — protein MDAIPWVIGCVTVPILGALVAFVVRERWVASVGGLTSVLVTACAGMLVWQTSRVGAFDYPVGGWGAPLGIELSVDGLSVLMVAMTSVVGFFVSVYAWSYFSPSSEPGPGPSQAVEAHAHHLQEHKRRYFWPLWLLLWGGLHALFVSSDIFNLYVTLEVVGLSAVSLVAVAGEKASGAAMRYLLVTLVGSMLYLLGVGVLYATYSTVDIDLLSQQVVSGASAWTALGLMAAGLVLKTALFPAHFWLPGAHSSAPSPVSALLSGLVVTSSFYLLVRLWLDVFGAVVVLNVALVLASLGLFAIVWGSVQALLQSRLKLLVAYSTVAQLGYLFIIFAPALAGGEAAWRGGILYALSHACAKAAMFMAAGSFVYALGDDEIDALCGTGQRLFWTFAAFALAGITLMGLPPSGGFVGKWLIARAAIEAEQWVIVVAVFLGGLLTAGYVFKVVQMAFVSAPETSTTEVRPLPLPMQWAPMLLALAAIVLGFWAHEPLALLEVGNPFGDMYEAAVGATNAAQGAP, from the coding sequence ATGGACGCAATTCCCTGGGTCATAGGCTGTGTGACCGTGCCGATTCTGGGCGCGCTGGTGGCGTTTGTCGTCAGGGAGCGCTGGGTAGCGTCGGTGGGGGGGCTGACCAGTGTGCTCGTAACCGCCTGCGCGGGGATGCTGGTCTGGCAGACGAGCCGGGTGGGGGCGTTCGACTATCCGGTCGGCGGGTGGGGCGCACCTTTGGGCATCGAACTGTCCGTCGACGGGCTGTCGGTGCTCATGGTCGCGATGACGAGCGTGGTTGGCTTCTTCGTCAGCGTCTATGCGTGGAGCTACTTTTCCCCGTCGAGCGAACCTGGGCCCGGCCCGTCGCAGGCCGTCGAGGCGCACGCTCATCATCTGCAGGAGCACAAGCGTCGCTACTTTTGGCCGCTGTGGCTCCTCTTGTGGGGCGGACTGCACGCTCTTTTCGTCTCCAGTGATATCTTCAACCTGTACGTCACCCTCGAAGTGGTGGGCCTGTCGGCGGTCAGCTTGGTGGCGGTGGCCGGCGAGAAGGCCTCGGGCGCGGCGATGCGCTACCTGCTGGTGACGCTGGTCGGCTCGATGCTCTATCTGCTCGGCGTCGGGGTGCTGTACGCCACCTACAGCACCGTCGACATCGACCTTCTGTCCCAGCAGGTCGTCTCCGGCGCGTCGGCCTGGACTGCGCTGGGGCTGATGGCGGCCGGTCTGGTGCTCAAGACAGCGCTGTTCCCGGCGCATTTCTGGCTACCCGGGGCGCACTCCTCGGCGCCCAGCCCGGTCAGCGCGCTGCTCAGCGGGTTGGTCGTCACCTCGTCGTTTTACCTGCTGGTGCGGCTGTGGCTCGACGTCTTCGGCGCAGTCGTCGTCCTCAACGTCGCGCTGGTGCTGGCCTCGCTCGGTCTCTTTGCGATCGTGTGGGGGAGCGTGCAGGCCCTGCTCCAGTCACGCCTCAAGCTGCTTGTCGCATATTCGACGGTCGCCCAACTGGGCTACTTGTTCATCATCTTTGCCCCGGCGCTCGCCGGCGGTGAGGCTGCCTGGCGAGGCGGCATTCTGTACGCGCTGTCCCACGCCTGCGCCAAGGCGGCGATGTTCATGGCCGCCGGCAGCTTCGTGTACGCGCTGGGGGATGACGAGATCGACGCGCTTTGTGGCACCGGACAGCGCCTCTTCTGGACCTTCGCCGCCTTCGCGTTGGCCGGGATTACCTTGATGGGATTGCCTCCCAGCGGCGGCTTTGTAGGGAAATGGCTCATCGCTCGCGCGGCCATCGAGGCCGAGCAGTGGGTCATCGTCGTGGCGGTCTTTTTGGGCGGGCTGCTGACCGCAGGCTACGTGTTCAAGGTCGTCCAGATGGCCTTCGTGTCGGCGCCGGAGACATCGACCACCGAGGTGCGACCGCTCCCCTTGCCAATGCAGTGGGCGCCGATGTTGCTCGCGCTCGCCGCAATCGTGCTCGGCTTTTGGGCCCACGAGCCCCTGGCGCTCCTCGAAGTCGGCAACCCGTTCGGCGACATGTATGAGGCCGCCGTCGGGGCAACCAACGCAGCCCAGGGGGCTCCATGA